The Rhododendron vialii isolate Sample 1 chromosome 5a, ASM3025357v1 genome contains a region encoding:
- the LOC131326515 gene encoding uncharacterized protein LOC131326515 isoform X2: MTTAHRLFPATAASTCRFFSRKSAACPFQLQSVMLQSRVLQHYSCPYLQNSAFCIGRKYEKCFQMRLRKLNVSCVIKSNQPGVISAGSPTSRNSDGCRLAITSQPQFKLGHSCIMMPLNFAGYGLISPYPGKRYFSHIQGPIMKKNDGVGVIDGRISGITSGFKVSNKDGKQAKSLAAYKRTVAGRVRVAASTRALGMNYPKAKKSAIKDPNMVSSNKQLVGEGKDDASSVSSLPVGINNQVSKVRGNQKRQSRSKKSNEQCSGTNSASDAAAQTGGSVRVSQAKTSKSAKKNQPSASAKQSVRTVEKSRRKGKSTKEANSIVKAPVPQASSGNDLVQKQENPTGGKSKPRGQRKLPVLQPPKGKSVVVVESATKAKVIQGYLGDMFEVLPSYGHVRDLAARSGSVRPDNDFSMIWEVSSAASTHLKSIKVALSGAENLILASDPDREGEAIAWHIIEILQQEDALREDMTVARVVFNEITESSVKSALQAPRDIDVNLVHAYLARRALDYLIGFNISPLLWRKLPGCQSAGRVQSAALSIICDREKDIDEFKSQEYWTVEVEFNISDLGSVTSEFSFSSYLTHFNSEKLNQLSVSSHAEAKDIEEKINSSNFEVVELERKKIRKNPLPPFITSTLQQEAANKLHFSATSTMRLAQKLYEGVQLSNGTAAGLITYMRTDGLHISDEAAKDIRSLVIDRYGDDFATQRAHKYLKKVKNAQEAHEAIRPTDIRRLPSQLVGILDEDSLKLYTLIWARTMASQIKSATIDQIQVDIGNADQSIALRSTCSKVGFLGYLAAYEDIEAKTIRSNANGEYDRIETFKVLDNLRRGDSLYLGEVELTQHHTQPPPRYNEGSLVKKLEELGIGRPSTYASTIKVLKDRNYVTVKSRVLYPQFRGRMVSAFLSHHFSEVTNYSFTADMESELDNISTGSTEWKGLLGDYWTRFRKYCDLAASVHIHQVEKMLENTFGDLVFASLPDKSRTCPSCLEGTLIFKVSRFGAGYFLGCDKHPQCKFIAKTLYRDDNEEVTSQNNPTAVEPKLIGLHPGSNDKILLKKGPYGFYLQLGEDSKGCVPKRASVSQVKDVDSITLEVAIELLRYPVMLGNHPDSRQPVMLKLARFGFSIGHQRTSVSIPKEIMPGDITLEKALELLLTKKVKGRRQPKSKPKSKPKLKEAIKAV; this comes from the exons ATGACCACTGCTCACCGCTTATTTCCCGCCACCGCCGCCAGCACTTGTCGTTTTTTCTCAAGAAAATCTGCCGCCTGCCCGTTTCAGCTTCAGTCTGTCATG TTGCAGAGCAGGGTGTTGCAACATTACAGTTGCCCATATTTgcaaaattcagcattttgcaTTGGTCGTAAGTATGAGAAATGCTTCCAGATGAGATTGAGGAAGCTCAATGTATCTTGTGTTATCAAAAGCAATCAACCAGGAGTTATTTCTGCAGGAAGCCCTACTTCTAGAAACTCTGATGGGTGTAGGTTGGCCATCACCAGTCAACCCCAATTTAAATTGGGGCATTCGTGTATCATGATGCCTTTGAATTTTGCGGGGTATGGATTGATATCGCCTTATCCTGGTAAGAGGTATTTTTCTCACATACAAGGACccataatgaaaaaaaatgatggtGTTGGTGTTATAGATGGAAGGATAAGTGGGATTACCTCAGGATTCAAGGTTTCTAATAAGGATGGGAAGCAGGCAAAGTCATTGGCTGCTTACAAGAGAACTGTCGCCGGCAGGGTGCGAGTTGCAGCTTCTACTCGGGCACTAGGGATGAATTATCCCAAGGCTAAAAAGTCAGCTATTAAAGATCCCAATATGGTGAGCTCAAATAAGCAGCTAGTTGGGGAAGGCAAGGATGATGCGAGTTCGGTTTCAAGTTTACCTGTTGGTATTAACAACCAAGTCTCCAAAGTTAGAGGAAACCAGAAGCGGCAGTCAAGAAGCAAAAAAAGCAATGAACAATGTTCTGGCACTAATTCTGCTTCTGATGCAGCTGCTCAGACAGGAGGCTCTGTAAGAGTTTCTCAAGCAAAGACATCCAAATCAGCCAAAAAGAATCAGCCTTCAGCTTCTGCAAAG CAGTCTGTAAGGACAGTTGAGAAATCTCGTAGAAAGGGAAAATCGACGAAGGAAGCTAATTCTATAGTTAAAGCCCCTGTTCCCCAAGCTTCATCTGGAAATGACTTAGTGCAGAAACAAGAAAACCCTACAGGTGGCAAATCTAAGCCTCGGGGACAAAGGAAGTTGCCGGTTCTACAACCTCCTAAAGGCAAATCTGTTGTGGTTGTGGAGTCTGCTACGAAGGCCAAAGTTATTCAGGGCTATCTTGGTGACATGTTTGAAGTGCTACCTAGCTATGGTCATGTAAGAGACTTGGCCGCCAGGTCAGGATCTGTGCGGCCTGATAATGACTTCAGTATGATATGGGAGGTTTCATCTGCTGCCTCGACTCATCTAAAAAGTATCAAGGTTGCTCTAAGCGG AGCAGAAAATCTTATTCTTGCATCAGATCCTGATCGCGAAGGAGAGGCTATAGCTTGGCACATTATTGAGATTTTGCAGCAGGAAGATGCTTTACGTGAGGATATGACTGTAGCGAGGGTTGTCTTTAATGAAATAACTGAGTCATCTGTCAAAAGTGCCCTGCAGGCTCCACGAGATATTGATGTAAATTTGGTTCATGCTTACCTTGCACGTCGCGCCCTTGATTACTTGATTGGATTCAACATTTCACCACTATTGTGGAGGAAATTACCTGGTTGCCAATCTGCTGGACGAGTCCAATCTGCTGCTCTATCTATTATATGTGACAGAGAAAAAGATATTGATGAATTTAAATCTCAGGAATATTGGACTGTTGAAGTTGAGTTTAACATAAGCGATTTGGGTTCAGTGACGAGTGAATTCTCTTTTTCATCATATTTGACCCACTTCAATTCTGAGAAGTTAAATCAACTGTCAGTTAGTTCTCATGCAGAGGCCAAGGACATTGAAGAGAAGATTAATTCATCAAACTTTGAGGTGGTTGagttggagagaaaaaaaattcggaAAAACCCTCTTCCTCCATTTATAACATCAACACTTCAGCAGGAAGCTGCAAACAAATTGCATTTTTCGGCAACAAGTACGATGAGATTGGCACAGAAACTGTACGAGGGAGTGCAGTTGTCGAATGGCACGGCAGCAGGATTAATAACGTACATGAGAACAGATGGATTGCACATTTCTGATGAAGCTGCAAAGGACATTCGCTCCTTGGTCATTGACAGATATGGAGATGATTTTGCAACACAGAGAGCTCATAAGTACTTAAAGAAGGTGAAGAATGCTCAAGAGGCACATGAGGCAATAAGACCCACAGATATCCGGAGATTACCCTCTCAGCTGGTTGGCATACTTGATGAAGATTCTTTGAAGTTATATACTCTTATTTGGGCTCGTACAATGGCAAGTCAAATTAAATCCGCTACCATTGATCAGATACAAGTCGATATTGGTAATGCTGATCAATCGATTGCTCTTCGATCAACATGCTCGAAAGTGGGGTTTCTTGGATATTTGGCAGCCTACGAGGATATAGAAGCTAAAACAATAAGATCTAATGCAAATGGAGAATATGACAGGATTGAAACTTTCAAAGTTCTCGACAACCTGAGGCGAGGGGATTCATTGTATCTTGGTGAAGTGGAACTCACGCAACACCATACACAGCCACCTCCACGCTACAACGAGGGATCATTGGTTAAAAAGCTGGAGGAGCTTGGCATAGGAAGACCTTCTACATATGCATCTACAATAAAAGTTTTAAAGGACAGAAATTATGTAACAGTTAAAAGCAGAGTACTCTATCCGCAATTTCGTGGTCGCATGGTCTCCGCATTTCTCTCACACCATTTCTCGGAGGTGACGAATTATAGTTTTACTGCTGATATGGAGTCAGAGCTTGACAATATTTCTACCGGCTCGACTGAATGGAAAGGACTACTTGGAGATTATTGGACACGATTCAGGAAGTATTGCGATCTTGCTGCTAGTGTTCATATTCATCAGGTGGAGAAGATGTTGGAGAATACATTTGGGGATCTAGTGTTTGCTTCTCTCCCGGACAAAAGCAGGACATGCCCAAGTTGTTTGGAAGGCACATTGATTTTTAAAGTTAGTAGATTTGGTGCTGGTTATTTTTTAGGCTGTGACAAACACCCACAGTGCAA GTTCATTGCTAAGACATTGTACAGGGACGACAATGAGGAGGTGACTTCTCAAAATAACCCCACAGCGGTGGAGCCAAAATTGATAGGCCTTCATCCTGGATCAAATGATAAG ATTCTCTTGAAGAAGGGACCTTATGGTTTCTATCTTCAACTCGGTGAGGATAGCAAGGGATGCGTGCCGAAAAGAGCCTCTGTTTCCCAA GTAAAAGATGTAGATTCCATTACCCTAGAAGTTGCTATAGAGTTGTTGCGATATCCCGTGATGTTG GGAAACCATCCTGACAGTCGCCAACCAGTTATGTTGAAGCTTGCGAGATTTGGGTTTTCTATTGGACATCAGCGAACGAGCGTGTCTATACCTAAG GAAATAATGCCCGGGGATATAACCCTAGAGAAAGCATTAGAGCTTTTGTTGACTAAAAAAGTGAAAGGACGTCGTCAACCCAAGAGCAAACCCAAAAGCAAACCGAAGCTTAAAGAAGCCATCAAAGCGGTGTAG
- the LOC131326515 gene encoding uncharacterized protein LOC131326515 isoform X1 yields MTTAHRLFPATAASTCRFFSRKSAACPFQLQSVMLQSRVLQHYSCPYLQNSAFCIGRKYEKCFQMRLRKLNVSCVIKSNQPGVISAGSPTSRNSDGCRLAITSQPQFKLGHSCIMMPLNFAGYGLISPYPGKRYFSHIQGPIMKKNDGVGVIDGRISGITSGFKVSNKDGKQAKSLAAYKRTVAGRVRVAASTRALGMNYPKAKKSAIKDPNMVSSNKQLVGEGKDDASSVSSLPVGINNQVSKVRGNQKRQSRSKKSNEQCSGTNSASDAAAQTGGSVRVSQAKTSKSAKKNQPSASAKNNLIGETPIEEPDSSISTKQQSVRTVEKSRRKGKSTKEANSIVKAPVPQASSGNDLVQKQENPTGGKSKPRGQRKLPVLQPPKGKSVVVVESATKAKVIQGYLGDMFEVLPSYGHVRDLAARSGSVRPDNDFSMIWEVSSAASTHLKSIKVALSGAENLILASDPDREGEAIAWHIIEILQQEDALREDMTVARVVFNEITESSVKSALQAPRDIDVNLVHAYLARRALDYLIGFNISPLLWRKLPGCQSAGRVQSAALSIICDREKDIDEFKSQEYWTVEVEFNISDLGSVTSEFSFSSYLTHFNSEKLNQLSVSSHAEAKDIEEKINSSNFEVVELERKKIRKNPLPPFITSTLQQEAANKLHFSATSTMRLAQKLYEGVQLSNGTAAGLITYMRTDGLHISDEAAKDIRSLVIDRYGDDFATQRAHKYLKKVKNAQEAHEAIRPTDIRRLPSQLVGILDEDSLKLYTLIWARTMASQIKSATIDQIQVDIGNADQSIALRSTCSKVGFLGYLAAYEDIEAKTIRSNANGEYDRIETFKVLDNLRRGDSLYLGEVELTQHHTQPPPRYNEGSLVKKLEELGIGRPSTYASTIKVLKDRNYVTVKSRVLYPQFRGRMVSAFLSHHFSEVTNYSFTADMESELDNISTGSTEWKGLLGDYWTRFRKYCDLAASVHIHQVEKMLENTFGDLVFASLPDKSRTCPSCLEGTLIFKVSRFGAGYFLGCDKHPQCKFIAKTLYRDDNEEVTSQNNPTAVEPKLIGLHPGSNDKILLKKGPYGFYLQLGEDSKGCVPKRASVSQVKDVDSITLEVAIELLRYPVMLGNHPDSRQPVMLKLARFGFSIGHQRTSVSIPKEIMPGDITLEKALELLLTKKVKGRRQPKSKPKSKPKLKEAIKAV; encoded by the exons ATGACCACTGCTCACCGCTTATTTCCCGCCACCGCCGCCAGCACTTGTCGTTTTTTCTCAAGAAAATCTGCCGCCTGCCCGTTTCAGCTTCAGTCTGTCATG TTGCAGAGCAGGGTGTTGCAACATTACAGTTGCCCATATTTgcaaaattcagcattttgcaTTGGTCGTAAGTATGAGAAATGCTTCCAGATGAGATTGAGGAAGCTCAATGTATCTTGTGTTATCAAAAGCAATCAACCAGGAGTTATTTCTGCAGGAAGCCCTACTTCTAGAAACTCTGATGGGTGTAGGTTGGCCATCACCAGTCAACCCCAATTTAAATTGGGGCATTCGTGTATCATGATGCCTTTGAATTTTGCGGGGTATGGATTGATATCGCCTTATCCTGGTAAGAGGTATTTTTCTCACATACAAGGACccataatgaaaaaaaatgatggtGTTGGTGTTATAGATGGAAGGATAAGTGGGATTACCTCAGGATTCAAGGTTTCTAATAAGGATGGGAAGCAGGCAAAGTCATTGGCTGCTTACAAGAGAACTGTCGCCGGCAGGGTGCGAGTTGCAGCTTCTACTCGGGCACTAGGGATGAATTATCCCAAGGCTAAAAAGTCAGCTATTAAAGATCCCAATATGGTGAGCTCAAATAAGCAGCTAGTTGGGGAAGGCAAGGATGATGCGAGTTCGGTTTCAAGTTTACCTGTTGGTATTAACAACCAAGTCTCCAAAGTTAGAGGAAACCAGAAGCGGCAGTCAAGAAGCAAAAAAAGCAATGAACAATGTTCTGGCACTAATTCTGCTTCTGATGCAGCTGCTCAGACAGGAGGCTCTGTAAGAGTTTCTCAAGCAAAGACATCCAAATCAGCCAAAAAGAATCAGCCTTCAGCTTCTGCAAAG AATAATTTGATTGGGGAAACACCTATTGAAGAGCCTGACAGTTCTATTTCTACAAAGCAGCAGTCTGTAAGGACAGTTGAGAAATCTCGTAGAAAGGGAAAATCGACGAAGGAAGCTAATTCTATAGTTAAAGCCCCTGTTCCCCAAGCTTCATCTGGAAATGACTTAGTGCAGAAACAAGAAAACCCTACAGGTGGCAAATCTAAGCCTCGGGGACAAAGGAAGTTGCCGGTTCTACAACCTCCTAAAGGCAAATCTGTTGTGGTTGTGGAGTCTGCTACGAAGGCCAAAGTTATTCAGGGCTATCTTGGTGACATGTTTGAAGTGCTACCTAGCTATGGTCATGTAAGAGACTTGGCCGCCAGGTCAGGATCTGTGCGGCCTGATAATGACTTCAGTATGATATGGGAGGTTTCATCTGCTGCCTCGACTCATCTAAAAAGTATCAAGGTTGCTCTAAGCGG AGCAGAAAATCTTATTCTTGCATCAGATCCTGATCGCGAAGGAGAGGCTATAGCTTGGCACATTATTGAGATTTTGCAGCAGGAAGATGCTTTACGTGAGGATATGACTGTAGCGAGGGTTGTCTTTAATGAAATAACTGAGTCATCTGTCAAAAGTGCCCTGCAGGCTCCACGAGATATTGATGTAAATTTGGTTCATGCTTACCTTGCACGTCGCGCCCTTGATTACTTGATTGGATTCAACATTTCACCACTATTGTGGAGGAAATTACCTGGTTGCCAATCTGCTGGACGAGTCCAATCTGCTGCTCTATCTATTATATGTGACAGAGAAAAAGATATTGATGAATTTAAATCTCAGGAATATTGGACTGTTGAAGTTGAGTTTAACATAAGCGATTTGGGTTCAGTGACGAGTGAATTCTCTTTTTCATCATATTTGACCCACTTCAATTCTGAGAAGTTAAATCAACTGTCAGTTAGTTCTCATGCAGAGGCCAAGGACATTGAAGAGAAGATTAATTCATCAAACTTTGAGGTGGTTGagttggagagaaaaaaaattcggaAAAACCCTCTTCCTCCATTTATAACATCAACACTTCAGCAGGAAGCTGCAAACAAATTGCATTTTTCGGCAACAAGTACGATGAGATTGGCACAGAAACTGTACGAGGGAGTGCAGTTGTCGAATGGCACGGCAGCAGGATTAATAACGTACATGAGAACAGATGGATTGCACATTTCTGATGAAGCTGCAAAGGACATTCGCTCCTTGGTCATTGACAGATATGGAGATGATTTTGCAACACAGAGAGCTCATAAGTACTTAAAGAAGGTGAAGAATGCTCAAGAGGCACATGAGGCAATAAGACCCACAGATATCCGGAGATTACCCTCTCAGCTGGTTGGCATACTTGATGAAGATTCTTTGAAGTTATATACTCTTATTTGGGCTCGTACAATGGCAAGTCAAATTAAATCCGCTACCATTGATCAGATACAAGTCGATATTGGTAATGCTGATCAATCGATTGCTCTTCGATCAACATGCTCGAAAGTGGGGTTTCTTGGATATTTGGCAGCCTACGAGGATATAGAAGCTAAAACAATAAGATCTAATGCAAATGGAGAATATGACAGGATTGAAACTTTCAAAGTTCTCGACAACCTGAGGCGAGGGGATTCATTGTATCTTGGTGAAGTGGAACTCACGCAACACCATACACAGCCACCTCCACGCTACAACGAGGGATCATTGGTTAAAAAGCTGGAGGAGCTTGGCATAGGAAGACCTTCTACATATGCATCTACAATAAAAGTTTTAAAGGACAGAAATTATGTAACAGTTAAAAGCAGAGTACTCTATCCGCAATTTCGTGGTCGCATGGTCTCCGCATTTCTCTCACACCATTTCTCGGAGGTGACGAATTATAGTTTTACTGCTGATATGGAGTCAGAGCTTGACAATATTTCTACCGGCTCGACTGAATGGAAAGGACTACTTGGAGATTATTGGACACGATTCAGGAAGTATTGCGATCTTGCTGCTAGTGTTCATATTCATCAGGTGGAGAAGATGTTGGAGAATACATTTGGGGATCTAGTGTTTGCTTCTCTCCCGGACAAAAGCAGGACATGCCCAAGTTGTTTGGAAGGCACATTGATTTTTAAAGTTAGTAGATTTGGTGCTGGTTATTTTTTAGGCTGTGACAAACACCCACAGTGCAA GTTCATTGCTAAGACATTGTACAGGGACGACAATGAGGAGGTGACTTCTCAAAATAACCCCACAGCGGTGGAGCCAAAATTGATAGGCCTTCATCCTGGATCAAATGATAAG ATTCTCTTGAAGAAGGGACCTTATGGTTTCTATCTTCAACTCGGTGAGGATAGCAAGGGATGCGTGCCGAAAAGAGCCTCTGTTTCCCAA GTAAAAGATGTAGATTCCATTACCCTAGAAGTTGCTATAGAGTTGTTGCGATATCCCGTGATGTTG GGAAACCATCCTGACAGTCGCCAACCAGTTATGTTGAAGCTTGCGAGATTTGGGTTTTCTATTGGACATCAGCGAACGAGCGTGTCTATACCTAAG GAAATAATGCCCGGGGATATAACCCTAGAGAAAGCATTAGAGCTTTTGTTGACTAAAAAAGTGAAAGGACGTCGTCAACCCAAGAGCAAACCCAAAAGCAAACCGAAGCTTAAAGAAGCCATCAAAGCGGTGTAG
- the LOC131326515 gene encoding uncharacterized protein LOC131326515 isoform X3 encodes MRLRKLNVSCVIKSNQPGVISAGSPTSRNSDGCRLAITSQPQFKLGHSCIMMPLNFAGYGLISPYPGKRYFSHIQGPIMKKNDGVGVIDGRISGITSGFKVSNKDGKQAKSLAAYKRTVAGRVRVAASTRALGMNYPKAKKSAIKDPNMVSSNKQLVGEGKDDASSVSSLPVGINNQVSKVRGNQKRQSRSKKSNEQCSGTNSASDAAAQTGGSVRVSQAKTSKSAKKNQPSASAKNNLIGETPIEEPDSSISTKQQSVRTVEKSRRKGKSTKEANSIVKAPVPQASSGNDLVQKQENPTGGKSKPRGQRKLPVLQPPKGKSVVVVESATKAKVIQGYLGDMFEVLPSYGHVRDLAARSGSVRPDNDFSMIWEVSSAASTHLKSIKVALSGAENLILASDPDREGEAIAWHIIEILQQEDALREDMTVARVVFNEITESSVKSALQAPRDIDVNLVHAYLARRALDYLIGFNISPLLWRKLPGCQSAGRVQSAALSIICDREKDIDEFKSQEYWTVEVEFNISDLGSVTSEFSFSSYLTHFNSEKLNQLSVSSHAEAKDIEEKINSSNFEVVELERKKIRKNPLPPFITSTLQQEAANKLHFSATSTMRLAQKLYEGVQLSNGTAAGLITYMRTDGLHISDEAAKDIRSLVIDRYGDDFATQRAHKYLKKVKNAQEAHEAIRPTDIRRLPSQLVGILDEDSLKLYTLIWARTMASQIKSATIDQIQVDIGNADQSIALRSTCSKVGFLGYLAAYEDIEAKTIRSNANGEYDRIETFKVLDNLRRGDSLYLGEVELTQHHTQPPPRYNEGSLVKKLEELGIGRPSTYASTIKVLKDRNYVTVKSRVLYPQFRGRMVSAFLSHHFSEVTNYSFTADMESELDNISTGSTEWKGLLGDYWTRFRKYCDLAASVHIHQVEKMLENTFGDLVFASLPDKSRTCPSCLEGTLIFKVSRFGAGYFLGCDKHPQCKFIAKTLYRDDNEEVTSQNNPTAVEPKLIGLHPGSNDKILLKKGPYGFYLQLGEDSKGCVPKRASVSQVKDVDSITLEVAIELLRYPVMLGNHPDSRQPVMLKLARFGFSIGHQRTSVSIPKEIMPGDITLEKALELLLTKKVKGRRQPKSKPKSKPKLKEAIKAV; translated from the exons ATGAGATTGAGGAAGCTCAATGTATCTTGTGTTATCAAAAGCAATCAACCAGGAGTTATTTCTGCAGGAAGCCCTACTTCTAGAAACTCTGATGGGTGTAGGTTGGCCATCACCAGTCAACCCCAATTTAAATTGGGGCATTCGTGTATCATGATGCCTTTGAATTTTGCGGGGTATGGATTGATATCGCCTTATCCTGGTAAGAGGTATTTTTCTCACATACAAGGACccataatgaaaaaaaatgatggtGTTGGTGTTATAGATGGAAGGATAAGTGGGATTACCTCAGGATTCAAGGTTTCTAATAAGGATGGGAAGCAGGCAAAGTCATTGGCTGCTTACAAGAGAACTGTCGCCGGCAGGGTGCGAGTTGCAGCTTCTACTCGGGCACTAGGGATGAATTATCCCAAGGCTAAAAAGTCAGCTATTAAAGATCCCAATATGGTGAGCTCAAATAAGCAGCTAGTTGGGGAAGGCAAGGATGATGCGAGTTCGGTTTCAAGTTTACCTGTTGGTATTAACAACCAAGTCTCCAAAGTTAGAGGAAACCAGAAGCGGCAGTCAAGAAGCAAAAAAAGCAATGAACAATGTTCTGGCACTAATTCTGCTTCTGATGCAGCTGCTCAGACAGGAGGCTCTGTAAGAGTTTCTCAAGCAAAGACATCCAAATCAGCCAAAAAGAATCAGCCTTCAGCTTCTGCAAAG AATAATTTGATTGGGGAAACACCTATTGAAGAGCCTGACAGTTCTATTTCTACAAAGCAGCAGTCTGTAAGGACAGTTGAGAAATCTCGTAGAAAGGGAAAATCGACGAAGGAAGCTAATTCTATAGTTAAAGCCCCTGTTCCCCAAGCTTCATCTGGAAATGACTTAGTGCAGAAACAAGAAAACCCTACAGGTGGCAAATCTAAGCCTCGGGGACAAAGGAAGTTGCCGGTTCTACAACCTCCTAAAGGCAAATCTGTTGTGGTTGTGGAGTCTGCTACGAAGGCCAAAGTTATTCAGGGCTATCTTGGTGACATGTTTGAAGTGCTACCTAGCTATGGTCATGTAAGAGACTTGGCCGCCAGGTCAGGATCTGTGCGGCCTGATAATGACTTCAGTATGATATGGGAGGTTTCATCTGCTGCCTCGACTCATCTAAAAAGTATCAAGGTTGCTCTAAGCGG AGCAGAAAATCTTATTCTTGCATCAGATCCTGATCGCGAAGGAGAGGCTATAGCTTGGCACATTATTGAGATTTTGCAGCAGGAAGATGCTTTACGTGAGGATATGACTGTAGCGAGGGTTGTCTTTAATGAAATAACTGAGTCATCTGTCAAAAGTGCCCTGCAGGCTCCACGAGATATTGATGTAAATTTGGTTCATGCTTACCTTGCACGTCGCGCCCTTGATTACTTGATTGGATTCAACATTTCACCACTATTGTGGAGGAAATTACCTGGTTGCCAATCTGCTGGACGAGTCCAATCTGCTGCTCTATCTATTATATGTGACAGAGAAAAAGATATTGATGAATTTAAATCTCAGGAATATTGGACTGTTGAAGTTGAGTTTAACATAAGCGATTTGGGTTCAGTGACGAGTGAATTCTCTTTTTCATCATATTTGACCCACTTCAATTCTGAGAAGTTAAATCAACTGTCAGTTAGTTCTCATGCAGAGGCCAAGGACATTGAAGAGAAGATTAATTCATCAAACTTTGAGGTGGTTGagttggagagaaaaaaaattcggaAAAACCCTCTTCCTCCATTTATAACATCAACACTTCAGCAGGAAGCTGCAAACAAATTGCATTTTTCGGCAACAAGTACGATGAGATTGGCACAGAAACTGTACGAGGGAGTGCAGTTGTCGAATGGCACGGCAGCAGGATTAATAACGTACATGAGAACAGATGGATTGCACATTTCTGATGAAGCTGCAAAGGACATTCGCTCCTTGGTCATTGACAGATATGGAGATGATTTTGCAACACAGAGAGCTCATAAGTACTTAAAGAAGGTGAAGAATGCTCAAGAGGCACATGAGGCAATAAGACCCACAGATATCCGGAGATTACCCTCTCAGCTGGTTGGCATACTTGATGAAGATTCTTTGAAGTTATATACTCTTATTTGGGCTCGTACAATGGCAAGTCAAATTAAATCCGCTACCATTGATCAGATACAAGTCGATATTGGTAATGCTGATCAATCGATTGCTCTTCGATCAACATGCTCGAAAGTGGGGTTTCTTGGATATTTGGCAGCCTACGAGGATATAGAAGCTAAAACAATAAGATCTAATGCAAATGGAGAATATGACAGGATTGAAACTTTCAAAGTTCTCGACAACCTGAGGCGAGGGGATTCATTGTATCTTGGTGAAGTGGAACTCACGCAACACCATACACAGCCACCTCCACGCTACAACGAGGGATCATTGGTTAAAAAGCTGGAGGAGCTTGGCATAGGAAGACCTTCTACATATGCATCTACAATAAAAGTTTTAAAGGACAGAAATTATGTAACAGTTAAAAGCAGAGTACTCTATCCGCAATTTCGTGGTCGCATGGTCTCCGCATTTCTCTCACACCATTTCTCGGAGGTGACGAATTATAGTTTTACTGCTGATATGGAGTCAGAGCTTGACAATATTTCTACCGGCTCGACTGAATGGAAAGGACTACTTGGAGATTATTGGACACGATTCAGGAAGTATTGCGATCTTGCTGCTAGTGTTCATATTCATCAGGTGGAGAAGATGTTGGAGAATACATTTGGGGATCTAGTGTTTGCTTCTCTCCCGGACAAAAGCAGGACATGCCCAAGTTGTTTGGAAGGCACATTGATTTTTAAAGTTAGTAGATTTGGTGCTGGTTATTTTTTAGGCTGTGACAAACACCCACAGTGCAA GTTCATTGCTAAGACATTGTACAGGGACGACAATGAGGAGGTGACTTCTCAAAATAACCCCACAGCGGTGGAGCCAAAATTGATAGGCCTTCATCCTGGATCAAATGATAAG ATTCTCTTGAAGAAGGGACCTTATGGTTTCTATCTTCAACTCGGTGAGGATAGCAAGGGATGCGTGCCGAAAAGAGCCTCTGTTTCCCAA GTAAAAGATGTAGATTCCATTACCCTAGAAGTTGCTATAGAGTTGTTGCGATATCCCGTGATGTTG GGAAACCATCCTGACAGTCGCCAACCAGTTATGTTGAAGCTTGCGAGATTTGGGTTTTCTATTGGACATCAGCGAACGAGCGTGTCTATACCTAAG GAAATAATGCCCGGGGATATAACCCTAGAGAAAGCATTAGAGCTTTTGTTGACTAAAAAAGTGAAAGGACGTCGTCAACCCAAGAGCAAACCCAAAAGCAAACCGAAGCTTAAAGAAGCCATCAAAGCGGTGTAG